A DNA window from Leptolyngbya sp. KIOST-1 contains the following coding sequences:
- a CDS encoding FdhF/YdeP family oxidoreductase: protein MTEPHRPSAGVIPSAAVPTSPIAATDDTIHAPAVGGGLPVIEYWAEKTLSIQGPKIWQTLVHKSACLSCAWGTGGQKGGFANELEEPLQRCMKSVQAIASELQPGLRCHFFDRRTISDLQALTSRQADRLGRLSFPVIRRAGSDHYERISWEEIYQIAAAGFSLPPERVASYSSGRSSNEAAFLLQLMVRALGSNNLADCSDLCHAPSTVSLNKVFGTGTSLVSLESLRQADCVVLVGSNAPANHPRLMNELIELRDSRSDPSRNRGGKVLVINPVREVGLVKFGSPAHPLRLVQGQEIASLFLQPIPGSDLALFVGIQKVLLERGWVQFDYLKAHTENWQAVVDQVAATEWDAIVATCGLPQAEIVAAAELIHSSQNVVFAWAMGITHQANSVDNIYSIANTALMTGNVGKPGAGLMPIRGHSNVQGFGSMGVTAHLKDKIREALEQLLGRSLRREPGYDARALIEAADRGEVDTLLCLGGNLYAANPDLTQAKRALGNIDTIIYLATKPNQGHFHGLARQNTIVVPVYARFENPHPTTVESGNNYVRLNSPGKTHLKDADLVTEIDFLAELAHRIHGDRPIDWRRLHDTRYVRQLIAQTIPGYEKIGEIDETQTEFTIGGRIFLEPKFPTPSGKAAMQLTPLPQLRLPTLQEFGLSDAQHPAMVLALITGRSYGQHNTVVYKEADEYRGMPHRHCILINPADAQRAGFCQHQRVSVRGDAGQLDGIEIIYGEVRSGAALMFYPEANVLMKARIEPRAGTPAYKRVPVAVFAEAA from the coding sequence ATGACCGAACCCCACCGACCCAGCGCTGGCGTGATCCCCTCGGCCGCAGTGCCCACCAGCCCGATCGCGGCTACGGATGACACCATCCATGCCCCCGCCGTGGGGGGCGGATTGCCGGTGATTGAGTACTGGGCCGAAAAAACCCTGTCGATCCAGGGGCCGAAGATCTGGCAGACGCTGGTTCACAAGAGCGCCTGTCTGTCCTGCGCCTGGGGTACCGGGGGGCAAAAGGGCGGCTTTGCCAACGAGCTGGAAGAACCGCTCCAGCGCTGCATGAAAAGCGTGCAGGCGATCGCCTCGGAACTGCAGCCGGGCCTGAGGTGCCATTTCTTCGATCGCCGCACTATCTCAGACCTGCAAGCGCTCACCTCCCGCCAGGCCGATCGCCTGGGTCGCCTTAGCTTTCCGGTGATTCGGCGGGCCGGGTCTGACCACTACGAGCGCATCAGCTGGGAGGAGATCTACCAGATTGCCGCCGCTGGCTTTTCCCTGCCGCCGGAGCGGGTGGCCTCCTACAGCTCGGGTCGATCGTCTAACGAAGCCGCCTTTCTGCTCCAGCTGATGGTGCGGGCCCTGGGCTCCAACAACCTGGCCGACTGCTCTGACCTGTGCCACGCCCCCTCCACGGTCAGCCTCAACAAAGTGTTTGGCACCGGCACGTCCCTAGTCAGCCTGGAGAGCCTGCGCCAGGCCGACTGCGTGGTGCTGGTGGGCTCCAACGCCCCGGCCAACCATCCCCGGCTGATGAATGAGCTGATTGAACTGCGCGATTCGCGAAGCGATCCGTCCCGGAATCGAGGGGGCAAAGTTCTTGTCATCAACCCGGTCAGAGAGGTGGGGCTGGTCAAGTTTGGCTCCCCGGCTCACCCGCTGCGGCTGGTGCAGGGCCAAGAGATTGCCTCGCTGTTTTTGCAGCCCATTCCCGGCAGCGACCTGGCCCTGTTTGTGGGCATTCAAAAGGTGCTGCTGGAGCGGGGCTGGGTGCAGTTTGACTACCTCAAGGCCCACACCGAGAACTGGCAGGCGGTAGTTGACCAGGTGGCGGCTACGGAGTGGGATGCGATCGTCGCCACCTGCGGGTTGCCCCAGGCGGAAATTGTGGCCGCCGCCGAGCTGATTCACAGCAGCCAGAACGTGGTCTTTGCCTGGGCTATGGGCATCACCCACCAGGCCAACAGCGTGGACAACATCTACAGCATCGCCAACACCGCCCTGATGACCGGCAACGTGGGCAAGCCCGGCGCGGGCCTGATGCCGATTCGCGGCCACTCCAACGTGCAAGGGTTTGGCTCGATGGGGGTGACGGCCCACCTCAAGGACAAAATCCGCGAGGCGCTGGAGCAGCTGCTGGGCAGATCGCTGCGGCGCGAACCCGGCTACGACGCCCGCGCCCTGATCGAAGCCGCCGACCGGGGCGAAGTCGATACCCTGCTGTGCCTGGGGGGCAACCTCTACGCCGCCAACCCCGACCTCACCCAGGCCAAACGCGCCCTGGGCAACATCGACACGATCATCTACCTGGCCACCAAGCCCAACCAGGGCCACTTCCACGGCCTAGCCCGGCAAAACACGATCGTCGTGCCGGTCTACGCCCGGTTCGAGAACCCCCACCCTACCACCGTGGAGTCGGGCAATAACTATGTGCGGCTCAACAGTCCGGGCAAAACCCACTTAAAAGACGCTGACCTGGTAACGGAGATCGACTTTCTGGCAGAGTTGGCCCACCGCATCCACGGCGATCGCCCCATTGACTGGCGGCGGCTGCACGACACCCGCTACGTGCGTCAACTCATTGCCCAAACCATTCCCGGCTACGAAAAAATTGGCGAGATTGACGAGACCCAGACCGAGTTCACCATCGGCGGGCGAATTTTTCTAGAGCCCAAATTCCCCACCCCCTCGGGGAAAGCCGCAATGCAGCTCACCCCCCTGCCCCAGCTGAGGCTGCCGACGCTGCAAGAGTTTGGCCTATCTGATGCCCAGCATCCCGCTATGGTGCTGGCGCTGATCACGGGGCGCAGCTACGGGCAGCACAACACCGTGGTCTACAAAGAGGCCGATGAGTATCGGGGTATGCCCCACCGCCACTGCATTTTGATCAACCCCGCCGATGCTCAGCGGGCGGGCTTTTGCCAGCACCAGCGGGTGAGCGTGCGCGGGGATGCGGGCCAGCTCGACGGCATCGAGATTATCTACGGAGAGGTGCGATCGGGGGCGGCGCTGATGTTTTACCCCGAGGCCAATGTGCTGATGAAGGCGCGGATCGAGCCCCGAGCGGGCACCCCGGCCTACAAGCGGGTGCCTGTAGCGGTTTTTGCTGAGGCAGCGTAG
- a CDS encoding SWIM zinc finger family protein → MADFSRTWWGKNFIEAIERLTDSGRLQRGRSYARGGKVKSFEIDGSLVTAKVRGSVNPYFGVTKEPTYTTTINFTPISKVQWAAAIALVASKASLISRLLLNEMPDTIEDSFQTLGLTLLPASGKDFKTQCSCPDYSNPCKHIAGVYYLIAAELDRDPFLLFELRGLSRAALKAELAKSPLGQALSTELSAQQRSPEPLEQYYTQPQPVEASALSLKDFWQGEKRLPQTIEVATPSAVPAILVKKQGDFPAFWNRDNSFIEAMEALYDRVRSKNKDRL, encoded by the coding sequence ATGGCAGACTTTAGCCGCACCTGGTGGGGCAAGAACTTCATCGAGGCGATCGAGCGGTTGACCGACTCGGGCCGATTGCAGCGGGGGCGCTCCTACGCCCGAGGCGGCAAGGTCAAGAGCTTTGAGATCGACGGCAGCCTGGTTACAGCCAAGGTGCGCGGGTCGGTGAACCCCTACTTTGGGGTGACCAAGGAACCGACGTACACCACCACCATCAACTTTACGCCGATTAGCAAAGTCCAGTGGGCCGCTGCGATCGCCCTGGTCGCCTCCAAAGCCAGCCTGATCTCCCGGCTGTTGCTGAACGAAATGCCCGACACCATCGAAGACAGCTTCCAAACCCTGGGGCTAACCCTGCTGCCCGCCAGCGGCAAAGACTTTAAGACCCAGTGCTCCTGCCCCGACTACAGCAACCCCTGCAAACACATCGCCGGGGTCTACTACCTGATCGCCGCCGAGCTGGATCGCGACCCGTTTCTGCTGTTTGAGCTGCGCGGCCTTTCGCGGGCAGCCCTCAAAGCCGAGCTGGCCAAATCGCCCCTGGGGCAGGCCCTCTCAACAGAACTCTCGGCCCAGCAGCGATCGCCAGAACCGCTCGAGCAGTACTACACCCAACCCCAACCCGTTGAGGCATCGGCCCTCAGCCTGAAAGACTTTTGGCAGGGGGAGAAGCGCTTGCCCCAGACCATTGAAGTGGCCACGCCCTCGGCAGTCCCGGCCATTCTGGTCAAAAAGCAGGGCGACTTTCCCGCCTTCTGGAATCGCGACAACTCTTTTATAGAAGCAATGGAAGCTCTCTACGATCGCGTTCGCAGCAAAAACAAAGACCGCCTGTAG
- a CDS encoding SDR family oxidoreductase, translated as MKAFVAGATGATGSKIVKQLVSRGVPVVAFVRNAAAARSQLPPEVTLAEGDVTDKDSIRRAMAGCTVLLSATGARPGFDPTAPYQVDFEGTKNLVDVAKEIGIEHVVMVSSLCVSRFFHPLNLFFLILYWKHQAEAYLQASGLTYTIVRPGGLKEDDTDGRALIMAPADTLFEGSVSRQKVAQTCVEALYLPQARDKIVEIVAQENANPQPYEALFAGVA; from the coding sequence GTGAAAGCATTTGTGGCCGGTGCGACCGGCGCGACTGGCTCAAAAATTGTGAAGCAACTCGTCAGTCGCGGCGTGCCGGTCGTCGCATTCGTCCGCAATGCCGCTGCGGCTCGCTCTCAACTGCCCCCCGAAGTCACCCTGGCGGAGGGCGATGTGACCGATAAAGACAGCATTCGCAGGGCCATGGCAGGCTGCACGGTGCTGCTCTCTGCCACCGGAGCCCGTCCCGGCTTTGACCCCACCGCCCCCTACCAGGTCGATTTTGAAGGCACCAAAAACCTGGTCGATGTCGCCAAGGAGATCGGCATTGAGCACGTCGTCATGGTGTCGTCCCTGTGTGTCTCCCGCTTTTTCCATCCCCTCAACCTGTTCTTTTTGATCCTCTACTGGAAGCACCAGGCCGAAGCCTACCTGCAGGCCAGCGGCCTTACCTATACCATCGTTCGCCCCGGCGGCCTGAAGGAGGATGACACCGACGGCCGAGCGCTGATTATGGCCCCAGCCGATACCCTGTTTGAGGGCAGCGTGTCGCGTCAAAAGGTGGCCCAAACCTGTGTAGAGGCGCTGTACCTGCCCCAGGCCCGCGACAAAATTGTCGAAATTGTCGCCCAGGAAAACGCCAACCCTCAGCCCTACGAAGCCCTGTTCGCCGGAGTGGCCTAG
- a CDS encoding DUF1997 domain-containing protein, producing MTLNSTPSAQNTGALPLTSAAEDAGAVEPGTATPLPQEAIAGEPSLAPPTGETLVLEGFYAGKMDMAADIDTVGRYLNSHRGWFTRCAQPMQVEPISDHGYALVVGHFSVLGYEVEPKVGLYLSPLDHQVYRIDTMPVPGYVPPGYDVDFHAVMWLQPGPEATPPAIALTQVDWDLSLAVKIHMPRLLNSVPRSLLKSSGDRLLNQVVRQVSKRLTRKVQEDFHHSHHLPLPESYRGHYFWSNWGRRAGHGPQDNQSQ from the coding sequence GTGACTCTGAACTCCACGCCGTCGGCTCAAAATACGGGTGCCCTACCGCTCACCTCCGCCGCTGAAGACGCTGGGGCGGTTGAGCCTGGAACGGCCACCCCCCTGCCCCAGGAGGCGATCGCCGGGGAGCCTTCCCTCGCTCCCCCGACCGGGGAGACGCTGGTGCTGGAGGGGTTTTACGCTGGCAAAATGGACATGGCCGCCGATATCGACACGGTGGGGCGCTACCTGAACAGTCATCGGGGCTGGTTTACCCGCTGTGCCCAGCCGATGCAGGTCGAGCCCATCTCCGATCACGGCTATGCGCTGGTGGTCGGTCACTTTTCGGTGCTGGGCTACGAGGTAGAGCCGAAGGTGGGGCTTTACCTGTCACCCCTTGACCACCAGGTTTACCGCATCGACACCATGCCGGTGCCCGGCTACGTACCGCCCGGCTATGACGTCGATTTCCACGCCGTCATGTGGTTGCAGCCCGGTCCAGAGGCCACGCCGCCAGCGATCGCGCTGACTCAGGTGGATTGGGATTTGAGCCTGGCGGTCAAAATTCACATGCCGCGCCTGCTCAACTCGGTGCCGCGATCGCTGCTGAAGTCCTCCGGCGATCGCCTGCTCAACCAGGTGGTGCGCCAGGTCTCCAAGCGGCTCACCCGCAAAGTGCAGGAGGACTTTCACCACAGCCACCACCTGCCCCTGCCCGAGAGCTACCGGGGTCACTATTTCTGGTCAAACTGGGGCCGCAGAGCCGGTCACGGGCCTCAGGATAACCAGTCCCAGTGA
- a CDS encoding DUF4079 domain-containing protein yields MTLDTIQPWLNFVHPITMWLLLAITLYALYLGIQARRTRLADAETRKELIKGKFALKHHKVGSVLLAFMVIGTVGGMGATYLEAGKLFVGPHLLVGLGMATLIAASAALVPFMQKGSETARLTHISLNIVLVGLFGWQALTGMQIVQRLLSDLQSTAGS; encoded by the coding sequence ATGACCCTAGACACTATTCAGCCCTGGCTCAACTTTGTTCATCCCATCACCATGTGGCTGCTGCTGGCCATCACCCTTTACGCCCTCTACCTTGGGATTCAGGCTCGCCGCACGCGCCTGGCCGATGCCGAAACCCGCAAAGAACTGATCAAAGGTAAGTTTGCCCTCAAGCACCACAAGGTGGGCTCTGTCTTGCTGGCGTTTATGGTGATTGGCACCGTGGGCGGCATGGGGGCTACCTACCTGGAGGCGGGCAAGCTGTTTGTGGGGCCTCACCTGCTGGTGGGCCTGGGTATGGCCACGCTGATTGCGGCTTCGGCGGCGCTGGTGCCGTTCATGCAAAAGGGCAGCGAAACGGCTCGGCTCACCCACATCAGCCTCAACATTGTGCTGGTGGGGCTGTTTGGTTGGCAGGCGCTGACCGGCATGCAGATTGTGCAGCGGCTGCTGTCGGACCTGCAGAGCACCGCTGGATCCTGA
- a CDS encoding M48 family metallopeptidase — MRRSRRFLTVLLASILGAVLLSQGLGLRPGLAADPGVGGDTLVNDTLQVDPASRPPHTLPTGDGEQPDGTLKLPPKEPDIPALVPEAEGASTAELDINTPVGRALLLAGLSPEQAKRSEVLMEADRLYQGGDRADATLLYRAAKDPQWLAETGPEEAIAPLTDPAELPPAGQVYWREAQTGAESGFPNRVLVPLELLVKNYPEFLPGQALYARYLVQNDRADEALRVLEAAVARYPFNPDLLKAQAEVQMARQQWIEAAITANQFAILNPEHPEAEAMSALARQNLDRFRGAMNQTLTRNLVSNIITGAAGYILTGGLLGPFSALNSGILMMQGESGLGHQVAEQVKRQLPIVDDPEIRAYVNDMGQRLAALAGRDEFDYSFEVIMDDSLNAFALPGGKIFIHAGAITRSHSEAELAGLLGHEIAHAVLSHGFQMVTQGNLTASLASFIPIPEVANIAAGLIVSSYSRDMERQSDILGTKLLANNRYAADGLHNLMVTLEAEYGNRGVTWFASHPNPGDRVNYLRQLIDQGGFNRYAYEGVATHLKMRHKMNQLITQYKLEQGIEADRPIRDRR, encoded by the coding sequence ATGCGGCGATCAAGGCGTTTTCTGACGGTATTGCTGGCCAGCATTTTGGGGGCGGTGCTGCTGAGCCAGGGGCTGGGGCTACGGCCAGGGTTGGCCGCCGACCCTGGCGTAGGGGGCGATACCCTGGTCAACGACACCCTCCAGGTGGACCCCGCCTCCCGGCCCCCGCACACGCTACCTACCGGTGACGGGGAGCAACCCGACGGCACCCTCAAGCTGCCGCCCAAAGAACCCGATATTCCGGCCCTAGTGCCCGAGGCCGAGGGGGCCAGTACTGCGGAGCTGGACATCAATACCCCGGTGGGTCGGGCCCTGCTGCTGGCGGGGCTTTCGCCGGAGCAGGCCAAGCGCAGCGAGGTGCTGATGGAGGCCGATCGCCTCTACCAGGGGGGCGATCGCGCCGATGCCACCCTGCTCTACCGGGCCGCCAAGGACCCTCAGTGGCTGGCCGAGACTGGCCCAGAGGAGGCGATCGCCCCCCTGACGGACCCCGCCGAGCTGCCCCCCGCCGGGCAGGTCTACTGGCGCGAGGCCCAGACCGGAGCCGAGTCGGGCTTTCCCAACCGGGTGCTGGTCCCCCTGGAGCTGCTGGTTAAAAACTACCCTGAGTTTTTGCCGGGGCAGGCTCTCTACGCCCGCTACCTGGTGCAGAACGATCGCGCTGACGAGGCACTGAGGGTGCTGGAGGCGGCGGTCGCCCGCTACCCCTTCAACCCAGACCTGCTCAAGGCCCAGGCCGAAGTGCAGATGGCCCGCCAGCAGTGGATTGAGGCCGCCATCACCGCCAACCAGTTCGCCATTCTCAACCCCGAGCACCCTGAAGCGGAGGCCATGAGCGCCCTAGCCCGCCAAAACCTCGATCGCTTCCGGGGGGCCATGAACCAGACCCTGACCCGCAACCTGGTGTCGAACATCATCACCGGGGCGGCGGGGTACATTCTGACCGGGGGGCTGCTGGGGCCATTTAGCGCCCTCAACTCCGGCATTTTGATGATGCAGGGGGAAAGTGGCCTGGGCCACCAGGTGGCGGAGCAGGTAAAGCGCCAGCTACCCATTGTCGACGATCCCGAAATTCGGGCCTACGTCAACGATATGGGCCAGCGGCTGGCGGCTCTGGCGGGGCGCGACGAGTTTGACTACAGCTTTGAGGTGATCATGGACGACAGCCTCAATGCCTTTGCCCTGCCCGGCGGCAAGATCTTCATCCACGCCGGAGCTATTACCAGAAGCCATTCGGAAGCTGAGCTGGCGGGGCTGCTGGGCCACGAAATTGCCCATGCGGTGCTCTCCCACGGCTTCCAAATGGTGACCCAGGGCAACCTCACCGCCAGCCTGGCCTCGTTTATTCCCATTCCTGAGGTGGCCAACATTGCCGCTGGTCTGATTGTCTCCAGCTACTCCCGCGACATGGAGCGCCAGTCCGACATTCTGGGCACCAAGCTGCTGGCCAACAACCGCTACGCCGCCGACGGTCTGCACAACCTGATGGTCACCCTGGAGGCGGAGTACGGCAACCGGGGCGTGACCTGGTTTGCGTCGCACCCCAACCCGGGCGATCGGGTCAACTACCTGAGGCAGCTGATCGACCAGGGCGGCTTCAACCGCTACGCCTACGAGGGGGTAGCAACTCACCTCAAAATGCGCCACAAAATGAACCAGCTGATCACCCAGTACAAGCTAGAGCAAGGCATTGAGGCCGATCGGCCAATCCGCGATCGCCGCTAA